The following proteins are encoded in a genomic region of Actinomadura sp. NAK00032:
- a CDS encoding TetR/AcrR family transcriptional regulator, with product MTSARTEAPAEPPNPRRAEILAAAAELFARRGYHGVSIGDLGRAVGLTGPALYRHFSGKEAVLAEMLLDISERLLAEGVRRAAGPDPARALDALLRWHIAFALDNPALITVHERELDNVPEPQRHRVRRLQRAYVEEWVAVLRRMDPGLPDDRTRAAVHACFGLLNSTPRSAAGRDRDAMGDLLHAMARAALGGLR from the coding sequence ATGACCTCCGCACGGACCGAGGCTCCGGCCGAGCCGCCGAACCCGCGCCGGGCCGAGATCCTCGCCGCCGCCGCCGAGCTGTTCGCGCGGCGCGGCTACCACGGGGTGTCGATCGGCGACCTCGGCCGCGCCGTCGGGCTCACCGGCCCCGCCCTCTACCGCCACTTCAGCGGCAAGGAGGCCGTCCTCGCCGAGATGCTCCTCGACATCAGCGAGCGGCTGCTCGCCGAGGGCGTCCGGCGCGCCGCCGGCCCCGACCCGGCGCGCGCCCTCGACGCGCTGCTGCGCTGGCACATCGCGTTCGCGCTCGACAACCCCGCGCTGATCACCGTGCACGAGCGGGAGCTCGACAACGTGCCCGAGCCGCAGCGGCACCGCGTCCGCCGCCTCCAGCGCGCCTACGTGGAGGAATGGGTCGCCGTCCTGCGCCGCATGGATCCGGGCCTGCCCGACGACCGGACGCGCGCGGCCGTGCACGCCTGCTTCGGCCTCCTCAACTCCACGCCCCGCAGCGCCGCGGGGCGAGACCGCGACGCGATGGGCGACCTCCTGCACGCGATGGCCCGCGCCGCGCTCGGCGGCCTCCGCTAG